The following proteins are encoded in a genomic region of Nymphalis io chromosome 16, ilAglIoxx1.1, whole genome shotgun sequence:
- the LOC126774293 gene encoding protein arginine N-methyltransferase 7: MRFDPIKGLRSYLLCNKYKSQRNFTSTIKMQVFTQKRNPITGDTEWDVQHEDYDYHQEIARSAFADMLHDTERNKKYHRALQLAIQKMHSYGKKANVLDIGTGTGLLSIMAANCGADTIIACEAFKPMAECCMKILEANGVADKITVIPKRSTHLTVGDDGDMKQKANILVTEVFDTELIGEGALSTFSHAHKYLLEEDCIVIPDSAVIYAQVIESPLLQKWNKLNDLVDEDLNLLLRTPKKMKDCAGSAAVHDIQLSQVPREAFKELSDQIPVFYYDWSGHSSIDMKRSVQQLFTVTNTGRAQMIFMWWELNMDPEGKICLSCAPWWAHSDANLSSESPKDSIPWRDHWMQAVYYLPKELTLEKHTEVSLISCQDEYSLWFYLQDEKTKHKHYQRPICECGVHMALSRTHVSYLNDGRRSKKLLQKVIEDVSNDSVVLDLNGSSLLGLAAARVGAKSVYIIENMNLNIGILNDYIKENGIDNVQIISEPTDEILENVTNVVCDPNFSTAILPWENLKVAYLLYKYSGKLKDNIAVIPSSCEFWAMPVEFQDLHKIRIPLGVCEGIDMSIFDILVEKSRMISDAEIEAQPLWEYPCKCRGLPRKLFDIDMKNLKPTFACDGKNPIVDSEIEGDNPVNGFAIWAVWVVGENRISSGPVDWPTFGENVNWDLHTRQAVKILKHSRLVTDSDVWYYQVACDLEKGQFNLHIDWVNEE; encoded by the exons atgAGATTTGATCCCATTAAAGGACTTCGCAGTTACttattatgtaacaaatataaaag ccAGAGAAATTTTACAAGCACAATCAAAATGCAAGTTTTTACTCAAAAACGTAATCCAATTACTGGGGATACGGAATGGGACGTTCAACATGAAGATTACGACTATCACCAAGAAATTGCTAGATCAGCTTTTGCTGATATGCTTCACGATACagaaagaaataagaaatatcatAGAGCTTTGCAACTAGCAATACAAAAAATGCATAGTTATGGCAAGAAAGCAAATGTTTTGGATATAG gaACCGGTACAGGTTTACTGTCTATTATGGCAGCAAATTGTGGGGCTGATACAATCATAGCCTGTGAAGCTTTCAAGCCTATGGCAGAATGTTGTATGAAGATTCTAGAAGCAAATGGTGTAGCTGATAAAATTACTGTCATCCCTAAAAGATCCACACATTTGACAGTTGGTGATGATGGAGACATGAAACAGAAGGCTAATATATTAGTTACTGAAGTGTTTGATACTGAATTGATTGGTGAAg GTGCATTGTCAACCTTCTCGCACGCGCATAAATATCTCCTGGAAGAAGACTGTATTGTTATTCCTGATTCAGCTGTTATATATGCTCAGGTTATCGAAAGCCCGCTACTGCAAAAATGGAATAAACTTAATGATTTAGTTGATGAAGATTTAAACCTGTTATTACGTACACCTAAAAag atGAAGGATTGTGCAGGTTCAGCAGCTGTTCATGATATTCAGCTGTCGCAAGTTCCTCGTGAAGCATTCAAAGAGCTCTCTGATCAGATACcagtattttattatgattggtCTGGTCATTCCTCCATTGACATGAAACGTAGTGTCCAACAGCTCTTTACAGTTACTAATACTGGCAGAGCTCAAATGATCTTTATGTGGTGGGAACTTAATATGGACCCTGAAG gtAAAATATGCTTGAGTTGTGCACCATGGTGGGCACATTCCGATGCTAATTTATCATCAGAAAGTCCCAAGGACTCCATACCATGGCGTGACCATTGGATGCAAGCAGTTTATTATCTACCAAAGGAACTGACATTGGAAAAGCATACAGAAGTCTCTTTGATATCTTGCCAAGACGAGTACTCCTTGTGGTTCTATTTACAAGACgagaaaacaaaacataaacattatCAAAGACCCATTTGTGAATGTGGGGTCCATATGGCTCTTTCAAGaactcacgtgtcctatttaaACGATGGGAGGCGAAGTAAAAAATTACTTCAGAAAGTAATAGAAGATGTTTCAAATGATTCCGTTGTTTTAGACCTAAATGGTAGTAGCCTTCTTGGGCTGGCTGCCGCTAGAGTAGGAGCTAAATCGGTttacataattgaaaatatgaatttaaatattgggatcttaaatgattatattaaagaaaatggaATAGATAATGTTCAGATAATTTCAGAGCCAACGGATGAGATTTTAGAGAATGTGACTAATGTAGTCTGTGATCCCAATTTTAGTACGGCAATACTGCCGTGGGAGAATTTAAAAGTTGCATACTTGTTGTACAAGTATAGCGGTAAATTGAAGGATAATATTGCTGTTATACCTTCAAGTTGCGAGTTTTGGGCTATGCCTGTTGAATTTCAAGATTTGCATAAGATAAGGATACCGCTTGGAGTTTGTGAGGGAATTGACATGTCTATATTCGACATACTTGTTGag AAGTCTCGTATGATCAGCGACGCGGAAATAGAAGCCCAGCCACTGTGGGAATATCCTTGCAAATGTCGTGGACTGCCGAGAAAACTATTCGATATTGACATGAAGAATTTGAAGCCTACCTTCGCATGTGACGGGAAAAATCCAATCgt GGATTCAGAAATTGAAGGAGATAATCCAGTGAACGGTTTCGCCATATGGGCCGTGTGGGTGGTGGGAGAAAATCGAATCAGCTCAGGGCCCGTTGACTGGCCGACCTTTGGGGAGAACGTTAATTGGGATTTGCACACCAGGCAGGCGGTGAAGATACtt AAACATTCAAGACTTGTAACCGACTCGGATGTATGGTATTATCAAGTAGCATGCGATTTAGAAAAGGGGCAATTCAATCTGCATATAGACTGGGTTAATGAAGAATGA
- the LOC126774133 gene encoding folliculin: MNAIVGLCHFCEAHGPRPLFCTFTTDNETHITESSNCAVQCSGCTSVGPETVFVSRDDDGIIFCSRETVPNADVTAFLRQAALRSITCEVSWSKEGGVVYFSDTQGHVLSLMFHLKDTRARGLKRLFSIVVLMKDKMLLLNITPVLSEHMQKIAKQLQLSAEMVYDNEQSICSQRALRLKTGRNDFGQSRSLTQLTGDDDIFKKLHSHFTWMLRTGAVTYSETLYTSQDLLTKLNPQMTNGTIFDKNACSLTDNEDSMPLRELENLLTHAVFRIILYCTLIGINIEIKCQQTDPSKIINSLSRLLPSSNNQTSLKIRPINLVPVTQSPDVCILEETDDSNFTCKWSGTLPTKCPTLMNKIMNAMTNTKFNDVVLHQHIKSLTAEWLGIANTIKMALYSAGKPDAVTKLKQILGVSPKDELLVNYWSQTFSFMI, translated from the exons atgaaTGCTATTGTTGGTTTGTGCCATTTTTGTGAAGCTCATGGACCTCGACCATTATTCTGTACATTTACAACAGATAATGAGACACACATAACTGAGTCGTCGAATTGCGCAGTTCAATGTAGTGGATGCACTTCTGTAGGACCTGAAACGGTTTTTGTATCAAGAGATGATGATGGTATAATATTCTGTAGCCGAGAGACAGTTCCTAATGCTGATGTTACTGCTTTCTTAAGACAGGCAGCTCTACGCAGTATTACTTgtgaa GTAAGTTGGAGCAAAGAAGGTGGAGTGGTTTACTTCAGTGATACCCAAGGACATGTCTTGAGTTTAATGTTTCATTTGAAAGATACAAGGGCAAGGGGTCTTAAAAGATTATTCTCAATAGTTGTTCTAATGAAAGATAAAATGTTGCTTCTCAATATAACACCAGTACTTTCTGAACACATGCag AAAATTGCAAAGCAACTTCAACTTTCAGCAGAAATGGTGTATGATAATGAGCAGAGTATCTGTTCTCAAAGAGCATTGAGGCTAAAAACAGGGAGAAATGATTTTGGCCAGTCTAGATCTCTCACACAACTCACAG GAgatgatgatatttttaaaaaactccATTCTCATTTCACATGGATGCTAAGGACGGGAGCAGTAACCTATTCAGAAACACTATATACAAGTCAagatttacttacaaagttaaaCCCTCAAATGACAAATGGgacaatatttgataaaaatgctTGTTCGCTGACAGATAATGAGGATAGTATGCCTTTGAGAGAACTAGAAAATTTACTAACACATGCTGTGTTTAGGATAATTCTATATTGTACTTTAATAGGAATAAAT ATTGAAATCAAATGTCAACAAACAGATCCATCAAAGATAATTAATAGTTTATCAAGATTATTGCCAAGCTCAAATAACCAAACTAGTCTCAAGATCAGACCAATAAATCTGGTTCCCGTTACACAGTCTCCAGATGTTTGTATTTTAGAAGAAACCGATGACAGTAATTTCACTTGCAAATGGAGTGGGACATTACCAACTAAAT GTCCTACTTTGATGAACAAAATAATGAATGCTATGACAAATACAAAATTCAATGATGTGGTTTTACATCAACATATTAAGTCCTTAACAGCAGAATGGTTAGG AATTGCTAATACAATCAAGATGGCTTTATATTCTGCTGGAAAGCCAGATGCAGTTACCAAGTTGAAACAAATATTAGGAGTCTCACCCAAAGACGAATTATTAGTGAATTATTGGTCACAAACATTCTCGTTTATGATatga
- the LOC126774331 gene encoding uncharacterized protein LOC126774331 → MAAAVGRICGARLLKNYGIVGPKVRQLSTTAKGWTKNRKLWLSTLGVVGGGVGALLFALEQSVDASDDRAHVFHQPWSHDGWFQSLDHASVRRGYEVYKQVCKACHSLQYIAFRNLVNVTHTEDEAKAEAAEVMVKDGPDEEGNYFERPGKLSDYIPSPYPNENAARAANNGAYPPDLSLIVSARKGGEDYIFALLTGYMDAPAGILMREGQNYNPYFPGGAISMAQVLFDEAAEYSDGTPATASQLAKDVATFLRWCSEPELDDRRLMTIKAIGIFSVLAAIVYYYKRHKWSTLKSRKLAYKPVSKK, encoded by the exons ATGGCGGCCGCCGTAGGCAGGATTTGTGGGGCACGACTTTTGAAAAATTATGGGATAGTTGGACCCAAg GTCCGTCAGCTGTCCACCACTGCTAAGGGATGGACAAAGAATAGAAAATTG TGGTTATCCACATTGGGTGTGGTTGGTGGTGGAGTGGGTGCTCTACTGTTTGCCTTAGAGCAATCTGTTGACGCTTCTGATGATAGGGCCCATGTATTTCACCAACCTTGGAGCCATGATGGCTGGTTCCAATCGTTAGATCATGCCAG TGTTCGCCGCGGCTATGAAGTGTACAAGCAAGTATGCAAAGCCTGTCATTCTCTGCAATACATTGCTTTCCGTAACTTGGTCAATGTCACTCATACTGAAGATGAAGCAAAGGCTGAAGCAGCGGAG GTGATGGTAAAAGATGGTCCTGATGAAGAAGGGAACTACTTTGAGAGACCTGGAAAACTCTCTGACTACATACCTTCTCCATACCCCAATGAGAATGCTGCCAGAGCTGCAAACAATG GTGCTTACCCACCTGACCTATCACTCATAGTATCAGCTCGTAAGGGTGGAGAGGACTACATCTTTGCCCTACTCACTGGATATATGGATGCTCCTGCTGGAATTTTAATGCGAGAGGGACAAAATTACAACCCATACTTCCCAGGAGGTGCCATTTCTATGGCACAAGTGCTGTTCGATGAG GCAGCAGAATACAGTGACGGGACACCAGCGACGGCGTCACAATTGGCCAAGGACGTAGCCACTTTCCTCCGGTGGTGTTCTGAACCAGAACTTGACGATCGTCGCCTTATGACCATCAAGGCCATAGGCATATTTTCAGTGTTGGCCGCTATAGTATATTACTACAAACGGCACAAGTGGTCTACACTCAAGTCCAGAAAACTAGCCTACAAACCTGTCTCTAAGAAATAA